GTGGGCTCACGACAGTCATATCCTGCGGGCACTGCGCCGGCGCCTCGACTACTGGATCGGGTTCCGGGAAGAAGCGCTCCTGGATCCCGGCGACGTGAAGACCGTCGAGAAGGAGAAAAGGTTCGCGTCCTATGCGATTGCCCGCTGGGGGGCGTACGTCGATTTCTGGGAATTACTCAACGAACGGACGGCGGCAACGGAGTGGGTCGGCGGGATGGCCAGACACGTCAGGCAGGTGGACTCGTATCGGCATCCCATAGCGACGAGCTGGCAACGGCCCGAGCTGCCGGACATCGATATCAACTCCCCGCACTGGTACGAATCGGAGTCCGAGCACGAGTCCGACCTGCGCGTGGCCGACCAGGCGGCCCGGTGGAAGGCCTTCGGCAAGCCCGTCATCGTCGGCGAGCAGGGCAACCAGGGAATGAACTGGGACCCGCTGTCCGCGAGACGGATGCGTATTCGGGCGTGGACCGCGTTATTCGAGGAAATCGGCCTGATCTTCTGGAACACTTCATGGTCCAAGCGCGGCATGAATAGGGGGGTGGTGCGTCCCGGCAACCCGTCCAACATCTACCTCGGTCCCGAGGAACGTAACTATGTGCGCGTCCTTGCCGAATTCGGCCAGCGTCTCGACGCCGGCGCGCGCCGGACCGCGGTGGCGGTATCGCCGGCCGATGCGGTGCGGGCTTATGGCCTCCGCTCGGAGTCGATCAGCGCCGCCTACATCGTCCACGTCAGGAATCGCGATCGTCCCGTCGATGACCTGGTGCTGGTGATCGATCCGCCACTGGGAGTCGAACCGGGGACTCCGTTGCAGGCTGACTGCATCGATCCCGCCAGCGGTCGGCCGGCGTTGTCGTCCCGGTTGAAGGCGATCGTGCCGATCCGCTTGTCCGTTCCGGCCTTCGCGGTCGACCTTGCCTGCACCGTCAAGCGGCCCCAGCCTCCAGAATGAGCGGCAGGTCGGATGCGCGTCGCCGGGCCGGCAGGGGTGTCGGCTCGCGCCAGGGTTGTGTCTTGTGAAACCGGAGTCGCGTTGGTAGCGTCGTTGATAAACCTCTCTCGGTGGCTCGAATTGTACGCTCTGCGCGGGTTTCATGCCTTCGCCCTGGCGGTGGGCTGGTCGGTATGCTTGGGTGCGCACGCGCTGCCCGCTCAGACCGCGCAGTGGCCCGTCGCCAATCCCGGGTTCACGCTGCAGCCGCCTAACGAATACGCCACTTACGCGATGGTAACCGCGAACGGTTACCACACGGGGATGGACATTTTGGGTGCGACAGCGCCGTGTGACTACGATACGGCGGTCGTTGCCGGAGTGACCGGCACGGTCGTCGACATTCAACCGCTGGAACCGTGCGCGACACCACCGGTCGGCGCATGTCCCGGGGGAGGCTGTCCGGACGAGGGGCTGGGCAACTCGGTAACCGTGCTCGGTGACGACGGCCTCTACTATGTCTACGGCCACCTCGACTCCATCGATTCGGGTCTTTCGCTCGGGCAGGCGGTTACTCCCGCCACGCTGGTAGGAATCATGGGTAACTCCGGTTACGGCGTGCCGCGGCGGGGCTACTGCGCGGGTGAACCAGCCTGCGCGTCGAGTGGTCAGAACTTTACGCCACATCTCCATTTCGAAGCCAAAAACGGTCCGTTCCTCGGCCCCGGTTACAGCCCCAATCTCCCCGATATCGGCGGCTACGCGGACCCGGCGCGCAGCCTTTACGCCGTTACGGCGATCTCGCCGACGTTGGTGAGGGTCGAGAGCAACCCGTCGGTTCTCGCGCGCGGCGTGCCTGGAAATCCACCGTCACAGTCGAGTGCGGTGCTGGCGTTCGGCGAGCGGTTTGTCGCCTACGAGCGGTCCGGAACCTTCTTGCATCTCCACGTACCGGCGGCGAGGCGGCTGCCCACGGAGGTCTGGGTGCCGGAAACGGAGGTGGTTCCCGACGCCGACCTGCCCGCCGGGGCGGTGGTCATTCGCGTCGTCAGTCCGCAGGCGGACGGAGGAGTCACTGCCTACAACCAGGCATCGACGGCGGGAACCCGGACCGCCCGTTTGTGGCAGGGTCAGATGTTGGTGGCGACAGCGAGGCAGGTCGCACAGCCAGGAGACGGGTGTGCCGGGGAGTGGTTCCAACTGCAGACCGCGCGCTCGGCAGGTGGGCTGCAACCCGTTGCGTGGGTGTGCGATCGGACGGCGACGCAGGTCTTGCTGGAAACCATCCAGCCCTGCGATGCCCAGGGTGCATGCGTCGCTCCGGGTCCCTGCGAGGCCGACCCGGGAGTGTGCACGCCGGCCGGTTGCGAGTACGCGGCCGATCCCGGCGCAGCTTGCGATGACGGTAACCCGTGCACTGGCGCCGATGCCTGCACGGTGACAAAGAAGTGCGAAGGCACTCCGGTTTGTACGCCGACGCCGACGCCGACCCCGACTCCGACGCCATCGCCATCGGCGTCGCCTTCCGCAACCCGGACGCGAACGCCGACAAGAACCTCCACGGTCACCCCGACGTCGAGTGCCACGGCTACGCCTACCGCAACATCAACCGATACGACGACACCGACGCCGACCGCCACGGTTACCTCGACGTCGAGCGCGACCGACACACCGACCGACACGCCGACCGACAGCCCGACACCGACCGAGACGCCAACCGACAGTCCCACGCCGGCGCCGACCGAAACCACCGGGCCGTCGGAGACGGCTACATCCACCCCGCCGGCGGCGACTGCCGGTATCAGTGGCCGGGTAACGTATTACTCCGACGGTGGTCCGGTGCCGGACGCCGTGCTGGTCGCCACGGCGGCCAGTGTCGTCACCGCACCGAGCGGCCCGGCCGGCGAATTCTTGCTTACCGGCATCCCTCTCCTCGACACGGTGCTCTCGGCGACCAGAGTCGGCGGTCGGGGTAACGGCGTCGGCGCCCTCGACGCGACGTTCGTTCTGCAAGCCACTGTAGGTTTGCGCGCGCTGAGCGCTCAGCAGATGCTCGCCGGCGATGTTACCGGCAACGGCTCGGTCACGGCACTTGACGCGTCCCGCATCCTCCAGCTCGCGGTGGGGATAATCCCGCAGCTCCCGGTTGCCGATCGTTGCGGGTCGGAATGGTTATTCCAGCCTGCGCCGGCGGCCAGCCCGAATCAGAGCGTCTGGCAGCCGGCGATCACGGCCACGACTTGCCAGAACGGCAGCATCGCCTACGAGCCTCTGATCGGCGACTCCACCGATCAGAACTTCTCGGCTTTGCTATTCGGCGACGTTACCGGGAACTGGCGGGCTCCGAGCGGCGCTTCCGGCGGGGCCGCGGACGCGCCGGATGACGGCGTTGCGGTGCGCACTGGCCCGTTGCGCGTACGGGGCGATCGGGATGCCCTGTTGCCGGTGTATGTCGATGCCGACACTCCCGCGCACGCCTTTTTCGCCGACATCTCGTACGACGCCTCGCGCTGGCGCGTGGCGAGGGTGTACCGCCTCGCCGCCGCCGGGCGCACTCTGCTTGCGGTCAACGAGGTGCGTCCGGGTAGCGTTCGCGTGGCCGGGGCTGCCGCCACCGCTCTTCGTCGCCAGCGGGGTCCCGCACTGGCAATCCGTCTCGTCGCTCGCACTGTGCCCGCGACGGACGGATAGAGCGCCTCATTGCTGTGTGGGTCGCCCGGGCGGCAGGATGTCGCCGAAACGTGCCGTAATCTCCTCGCCAATGAGCGGCACCCGCATGCGCAACACCGCTTCCGGGTCGGCTGCAGTGTGTTCGACGTATTCGTAGACCGCCAGGTTCATGCCCGCCAGGTAAGAGCGGTTGGTCAGCACCGGTATCCGCCGCAGCAAAGTGAAGGGTCCCGTGCGCAACTCGCGGCGCAACATTTCCAACGCGGTCGACTTCTGCTGGACGTCTTCCAGCACCACGTAACGCACGCCGAACTGGCGCAGAGCACGGTAGATGTCGTCCGGGGTTCGGGCGACGTCGGCGATGACGCGCCCGAGGCTCGACGTCGCCAGCACCTTGTCGGCCCTCAGGACAATGAGGCTTTGCCGCTGATCGTGCTTGCGCACGAAGAAGACGAAGTACCCGGCGTCATACGGACCGCAGAAGAGGACACTGTCTGCGCCGCCCCGCTCGACGACTAACCGGGCCGCCTCTTCGTACCCCCCGAAAGTAGGCGGCTCCTGCCGATACGTCGTTACGACCTGGTAGCCGACGACACCCCACAGGGCCGCCGCCGCGAGCGTTCGCTGGCGTGGCGCCCGTACGAGGTCCGCACAGCTCGCCGCAAGCAGGCAGAACGCGGGTACCCAGAAGATGGCGTAACGTCCTTCGTGCACACCCGTGCAAGTGATTTCGACGTAGAAGGCGGCGATCCAGAGGACCGGCAGCAGCGCCCGCCGATCGCGGTTCCAGAGCGCCATCGCCGCCCCGAGCGCGCTCAACACCACCACTGCCGGGGTTACCTGGTACATCCAGATGTGGCGTGCGTAGTAGATCACATTGTCCCAGGCAAGCCGGGTGTGTCCTCCGGCATGGGCCACCCAGGCGACGTTCGCTCGCGAGTAATGCATCACCAGCGGCCAGGCCGGAGCGACGCCCGCCGCGACAATCGACGCAACGAGAAGTACCCGCACCGTCAAGACGCCCCGCAGGCCGAGTCGCGCCGTGAGGTAGAGGGCGAACACGGGCAGCATGAAAACCGCGTGGTAGCGTGCATAGACGCTGAGTATGCACGCCACGGCGAAAAGCAGCGCGTCGGTCCACCGCGGGCGCTCGCAGTAGCGGACAAGGAAGTACGCCGCGACGACTACCAGCATCAGTGCGGGGATTTCCGACATCACCATCTGACCGTAGGCCTCGACGTAGGGCGTGGTGGCGAACAACATCGCCGAGGCCAGGGCCACACGGCGGTCGTACAGTCGTGCCGAGAGGGCGAACCACGTCAGCACGGCGATCAGCAGGCAGGCAATGACGAACAAGCGGCCGGAGAAAACGGAGACGCCGAAAACGGCGAAGAACGGCGCTTCGAGGACCCCGAAGAGAGGTCCATGGTGGCCCAGCGAGAGCGCCGGATATCGCACGTAGTAGCGGTAGGCATAGCCCAGCGGGTCGGCGAGCGGCAGATCGCGGAGGAAGTCGTGCACGAACACGCCGTTCATCAAGTACCTCGACATGTCACCCTGCACGGAAACCGTGGCTTCGCTTTCGATGCCGCGGCCGGCCAGTAGCACCGTTACGACGATCAGCGCCAACGAACTAACGGCGGTATGCAACCCTATGCGCACGCGCGACCGGGCGCGACTCGCGCCGCCGACCAACGGCCGATCGGCTGCACCCAGACGGCCTGCCGAAGCGGATGCCACGGGCAGATCGATGTCTTCTCCCATATCAGTCGTTCGCCGCCCTGCCGACACGCCCCACCGATCAAACTACTCGATGCCGGCCGCCATGGGCAACTACATTCGTCGCGCGCGACTTTGTCGCCGCCATGCGATCTGCGCGAGCTTCCGCCACGGCTCCCGGCATGGACCCTTCAATGGCTGCTTGGTCGCCGCCGCGTGAACGAACGGCTTCGCTGCATCGCCGCTTAGCGATCTCGCTCGCGACGACGATTTGGTGACGGCGTGTCCCGGCGCGCTCGGCGTGTGCGCGGCAGGCGCGGCTAGCGCGAGAACTTGGCGGGTTCCTTGCTCTGTCACGGCGCATGCCCCGCCGCACCACCCGCAACCGCAACGCCTCACAATCGGCTAGCCGAGCGATCGCCATCGGTCTCGCGTGCGTCCTGCTCGCCGCTGTGTCGCCTGCCCGCGCATACGACGTACTCCTGCGCTGGACCGTTCCGCCCGAGCCCGACGTCATCGACTACGCCCTCTACTCCGGAAGCGCCAGCGGTGTGTACGGACCGCGTCTGGCGGTGGGCCCGCTGACCAACTCGACGATCGATGGCATCGTTCATTACCTCCACACCGACGTGCCGGCGGGCAGTGCCGCATACTTCGCGGTCACGGCCTGCAATGCCGCCCTGCTCGAAAGCGGTCTTTCGAACGAAAAGGCCTACGCGCCGATCGATCCCGTACCGCCGCGTGCCGACGCGGGTCCGGACCTGCATGGTCCGCTCGGCTCCGCGTTCACCGTCGGCTCGGCCGCCGCCCCCGGCATCAACTACTTCTGGGAGCAGATCTCGGGTCCGCCGGGCGCCCTGAGCGGCCGCACGAGCAGTTCCGCGCAGTTCAGCCCGAGTGCCACGGGAACGGTGGAACTGGCGTTGATAGTCTACGATAGTGACGGCGTTGCCGCCCGCGATACCGTCGCCATCGAGGTCGAGGCGGTCGTGGCTTCGCCTTCGGCCACGCCGGCACCCCCGACCCCCACGTCGACGTCGACTCGCACCCATACCCCGACCTCAACGGCCAGCGCGACGCTGACCTTCACGCCCACGCGGACGGCGACGTCCACCGCCGCCGTCATCCCGACCGCAACCGCGTCGAGCGGCAGTCAGCTCGGGTTCTCAACTTACTTCGGCGGTACGGGAATGGAGCAGTTCCGGGACGCGGTAACCGACGCGGCCGGCAACATCTACCTCGCCGGCGGTACCGGCTCTTCGGGCGTGCAAACCAGCGGCGCCGTCGTGGACTCGACCTTCAATGGAATGGTCGACGTACTCGTGGTGAAGCTATCCCCTACCGGCCAACTGCTGTGGTCGTCAGTGCTGGGCGGCCCGAACTACGACCGCGCCTACGCGATCGAGCTGGCTCCCGACGGGGACATTGTCCTGGCCGGTCGCGCCGGCGATGGCTTTCCGACTACAGCAGGAGTGGTGCAACCGGCTTTCGCCGGGGACGCCAGTCCAAGCGCGCTGTATGGTCCCCAGGACGGGTTCATTGCGAGGCTCTCTCCCGATGGAACCCGGCTGCGTTGGGCAACCTACTGGGGCACCAACGACTCCGGGGCCATTCGTGACGTGGCCGTCGATGCCCAGGGGAACGTCTATCCCGCTTCCGCGGTGTCGGGAGGATTCACCGTCCCGCACGTCACTGCCGGCGCACTGCAGACGACCCGCTCCAGCGGGATCGACGGTTTCTACGCGAAGATCAGCGGCGACGGCACCCGCGTCGAGTGGTGCACGTACCTCGGCGGCAACGCCGACGACGGGAACACCCCCAGCGTTGCCGTCGACAGTCAGGGCCTCGTTATCCAGATGTTCACGAAGTCCACCGATCTACCGACCACTGCCGGGGCCCACGACCGCACATACAACGGCGGCGGCGACCTTTACGTGGCGCGAATCGCGCCCGACGGCAGCGAACTGCTCTGGGGTACTTACCTCGGCGGGAGCGGGCTGGAGTTCAGCGAGACCCACGGTCTCGCGGTGGACCCCGCGGGCGATGTCTACGTCGCCGCAACGACGATGTCGACCAACCTCCCGGTCACCGCCGGTGCCGCGCAGACCGTTTACGGCGGCAGTGGCACGGGCACCGGCACCGGCTTGAACACCAACTACCCCGGCGACGGTTTCGTCGCCCGGCTCGGGGGCGCCGATGGCCGCCTCGTGGCCAGCACCTATTTGGGCGGCAGGTACGGCGAGGGCGTCGAAGGGGTCGCGGTCGATGCCGCCGGGAGGCTGCTGGTTACCGGCGCCACGTATTCCGCGAACTTCCCGGTGACGACCGACGCGGTACAGCAGGTCAACGCCGGCAAGTCCGACTTCTTCGTGGCGCAGTTGAGCGCCGATCTCTCCTCCATCGTGTACGCCACCTATGTCGGCGGCTCCAACATCGACAACGCGCGCGCCGCGACACTGGATGCCGCCGGCGGCCTTATCGCGCTCGGCGAGACGTCGTCGACCGACTGGCCAACGCTCAATCCAGTACAGGCGGGCAACGGCGGCGGGACTTTCGACGCCGGGGTGGTCAGGCTCCTCGTGAACGCGACGGCGACGCCGACCGGCAGCCCGCAACCCACGTCGACCGCCACTCCGGCGCAAAGCGCAACCGCCACGCTCGTACCGACAGCCACATCCACGGTCCCCGCGGTTCCCGACCCAACCGATACCGCGACCGCCATTCCGTCCTTCACCAGGACCCACACGCCGACGTCGACGCCGTCGTTCACCCGGACTCCGACACTTACGCCGACGCGGACGTTCACCGAGACGGCGACCCTGACCGCGACCGCGACGGTCACGTGGACCGCCACCGCGACCGCGTCGGCGACGGAAACCGCGGAGCCGACATTGACCTTTACCGCGACGTCTACCCCTACCCTCACTGCGTCACGCACCGAGACGCCGACGCTCACTCCGACACGGGTTTCCACCCAGACCCCGACGATGGCGGCCGCCACGGCAAGTCCGTCGTCTACCCCGACGCCAGTATCGCCAAGGCGCCATCGCGTCCGTGGTTTCGTCGGCTACTTCAGCTCGTTGCAGGCCGTTCCGGATGCGCATGTACAGGCCGTCGGCGCCGAGACACTGGCCGCCGACACCGATCCCGCCGGGCAGTTCGAAATCGATAATCTCGAGGAAGCCAACTGGAGCGTGCAGCCTTACAAAGAGGGCGACACTGGCGATGCCGTGAGTGCACTCGATGCCGTTTACGTTCTGCAGGCAACCATCGGGTTGCGGGAGTTTCAGCCTTTCCAACGCACCCTCGGGGACGTCACGGGTAACGGCACGCTCAGTGCCCTCGACGCCGCGACTATCCTGCGCCGTGCCATCGGTATCATCGATTCCTTCCCGGTCGCCGAACGGT
The genomic region above belongs to Candidatus Binatia bacterium and contains:
- a CDS encoding DUF5060 domain-containing protein encodes the protein MKRLRPGMLNTFRALLPAMVLGIGACTGDSATVEEAAGIASHPPTVPQFGVFEIAINPHRQFADPFFALSIRAFFTSPAAVSHSVAGFYYGGGVWKVRFVPDRLGQWSFTYEVTGPHGFRMGGADGFVCEPSALPRPLRVNPDNPFRWVVPGASAAETPRPYFPLGLQDCVRLRDGSLGTLPVDGEFDRGSSRSVSTDDYLALFGAAGFNLLRFSQKNCSFVLYDDLDNFREAESLATDTLLEQARARGFRVFFGLFGYHGEWAHDSHILRALRRRLDYWIGFREEALLDPGDVKTVEKEKRFASYAIARWGAYVDFWELLNERTAATEWVGGMARHVRQVDSYRHPIATSWQRPELPDIDINSPHWYESESEHESDLRVADQAARWKAFGKPVIVGEQGNQGMNWDPLSARRMRIRAWTALFEEIGLIFWNTSWSKRGMNRGVVRPGNPSNIYLGPEERNYVRVLAEFGQRLDAGARRTAVAVSPADAVRAYGLRSESISAAYIVHVRNRDRPVDDLVLVIDPPLGVEPGTPLQADCIDPASGRPALSSRLKAIVPIRLSVPAFAVDLACTVKRPQPPE
- a CDS encoding SBBP repeat-containing protein; translation: MPRRTTRNRNASQSASRAIAIGLACVLLAAVSPARAYDVLLRWTVPPEPDVIDYALYSGSASGVYGPRLAVGPLTNSTIDGIVHYLHTDVPAGSAAYFAVTACNAALLESGLSNEKAYAPIDPVPPRADAGPDLHGPLGSAFTVGSAAAPGINYFWEQISGPPGALSGRTSSSAQFSPSATGTVELALIVYDSDGVAARDTVAIEVEAVVASPSATPAPPTPTSTSTRTHTPTSTASATLTFTPTRTATSTAAVIPTATASSGSQLGFSTYFGGTGMEQFRDAVTDAAGNIYLAGGTGSSGVQTSGAVVDSTFNGMVDVLVVKLSPTGQLLWSSVLGGPNYDRAYAIELAPDGDIVLAGRAGDGFPTTAGVVQPAFAGDASPSALYGPQDGFIARLSPDGTRLRWATYWGTNDSGAIRDVAVDAQGNVYPASAVSGGFTVPHVTAGALQTTRSSGIDGFYAKISGDGTRVEWCTYLGGNADDGNTPSVAVDSQGLVIQMFTKSTDLPTTAGAHDRTYNGGGDLYVARIAPDGSELLWGTYLGGSGLEFSETHGLAVDPAGDVYVAATTMSTNLPVTAGAAQTVYGGSGTGTGTGLNTNYPGDGFVARLGGADGRLVASTYLGGRYGEGVEGVAVDAAGRLLVTGATYSANFPVTTDAVQQVNAGKSDFFVAQLSADLSSIVYATYVGGSNIDNARAATLDAAGGLIALGETSSTDWPTLNPVQAGNGGGTFDAGVVRLLVNATATPTGSPQPTSTATPAQSATATLVPTATSTVPAVPDPTDTATAIPSFTRTHTPTSTPSFTRTPTLTPTRTFTETATLTATATVTWTATATASATETAEPTLTFTATSTPTLTASRTETPTLTPTRVSTQTPTMAAATASPSSTPTPVSPRRHRVRGFVGYFSSLQAVPDAHVQAVGAETLAADTDPAGQFEIDNLEEANWSVQPYKEGDTGDAVSALDAVYVLQATIGLREFQPFQRTLGDVTGNGTLSALDAATILRRAIGIIDSFPVAERCGSDWVFEPIPDVGGLRLEPSLTSTQCQSGGIAFRPLDNDMDNQSFQAGVIGDCTGNWQPTVEGQVKSASTVGDPLHVTVRQERGDGQGEPRLFIDIDTGNPVFAVTIDVGFESAELATRVRVRTVPAVPQLIRAIDTEHPGRVRVAVASAAALRASGGAMVALSLSIPDGADARVERVKVNEDREWRPASGQGASVW
- a CDS encoding peptidoglycan DD-metalloendopeptidase family protein — translated: MVASLINLSRWLELYALRGFHAFALAVGWSVCLGAHALPAQTAQWPVANPGFTLQPPNEYATYAMVTANGYHTGMDILGATAPCDYDTAVVAGVTGTVVDIQPLEPCATPPVGACPGGGCPDEGLGNSVTVLGDDGLYYVYGHLDSIDSGLSLGQAVTPATLVGIMGNSGYGVPRRGYCAGEPACASSGQNFTPHLHFEAKNGPFLGPGYSPNLPDIGGYADPARSLYAVTAISPTLVRVESNPSVLARGVPGNPPSQSSAVLAFGERFVAYERSGTFLHLHVPAARRLPTEVWVPETEVVPDADLPAGAVVIRVVSPQADGGVTAYNQASTAGTRTARLWQGQMLVATARQVAQPGDGCAGEWFQLQTARSAGGLQPVAWVCDRTATQVLLETIQPCDAQGACVAPGPCEADPGVCTPAGCEYAADPGAACDDGNPCTGADACTVTKKCEGTPVCTPTPTPTPTPTPSPSASPSATRTRTPTRTSTVTPTSSATATPTATSTDTTTPTPTATVTSTSSATDTPTDTPTDSPTPTETPTDSPTPAPTETTGPSETATSTPPAATAGISGRVTYYSDGGPVPDAVLVATAASVVTAPSGPAGEFLLTGIPLLDTVLSATRVGGRGNGVGALDATFVLQATVGLRALSAQQMLAGDVTGNGSVTALDASRILQLAVGIIPQLPVADRCGSEWLFQPAPAASPNQSVWQPAITATTCQNGSIAYEPLIGDSTDQNFSALLFGDVTGNWRAPSGASGGAADAPDDGVAVRTGPLRVRGDRDALLPVYVDADTPAHAFFADISYDASRWRVARVYRLAAAGRTLLAVNEVRPGSVRVAGAAATALRRQRGPALAIRLVARTVPATDG
- a CDS encoding glycosyltransferase family 39 protein; the encoded protein is MGEDIDLPVASASAGRLGAADRPLVGGASRARSRVRIGLHTAVSSLALIVVTVLLAGRGIESEATVSVQGDMSRYLMNGVFVHDFLRDLPLADPLGYAYRYYVRYPALSLGHHGPLFGVLEAPFFAVFGVSVFSGRLFVIACLLIAVLTWFALSARLYDRRVALASAMLFATTPYVEAYGQMVMSEIPALMLVVVAAYFLVRYCERPRWTDALLFAVACILSVYARYHAVFMLPVFALYLTARLGLRGVLTVRVLLVASIVAAGVAPAWPLVMHYSRANVAWVAHAGGHTRLAWDNVIYYARHIWMYQVTPAVVVLSALGAAMALWNRDRRALLPVLWIAAFYVEITCTGVHEGRYAIFWVPAFCLLAASCADLVRAPRQRTLAAAALWGVVGYQVVTTYRQEPPTFGGYEEAARLVVERGGADSVLFCGPYDAGYFVFFVRKHDQRQSLIVLRADKVLATSSLGRVIADVARTPDDIYRALRQFGVRYVVLEDVQQKSTALEMLRRELRTGPFTLLRRIPVLTNRSYLAGMNLAVYEYVEHTAADPEAVLRMRVPLIGEEITARFGDILPPGRPTQQ